Below is a window of Littorina saxatilis isolate snail1 linkage group LG2, US_GU_Lsax_2.0, whole genome shotgun sequence DNA.
TGGTTTGCAACCAGGGGAAAAGTGCCGTTTAGTAGCGATACATGGCGTTTTAGTATGTTCAAAGTAAAAGTTTTCAAGGTTACCTGGCTTACATTTTACTGCAGAAGCATGTATTTTGAAAAGATAATTATCTGAGCATTTTAACAATATCATTCACAACAGCTTGTCTGACGACTTGGGATTCTGAAATCCCCCTAATTTTTACATAAAGTAGAGTAGGGTCAAATGGCAATACGCGGGTGGGGGTCAGGGGTTAAAGGTTTTTGTTTGTGAAAAGTAGATATAAACCACAGCTTTGCTCAccacaatacatacatgtatacctACATATATATCCTACTATTCCTAGCGTGTTCTCAACGGATATAGAAGTGTCATGTCTACCACGTGGAGTTAGTGCATGAGCACATACTGGATTTTGTGTTTCTGCATCCTGAGGTTCaatctcttcttttctttgcagaagaagaagaggaggaggaggaggaggatgaagaagaagaagatgatgatgatgaggaggaggaggaggaagaagataaAGAGGCAGATGAAGAAGGCAATGACAGTCAGTACAATGACCAGCTGACAAATTATCTGGAGGACTTGTTGCATGAACAGCAGGAGATGATGCAACTTGGCGTTATGGAAGATGAacaagaggaagaagaggaggatgaAGATACATGACTTTATTTTATAGATAATGATTCTagcatgaatgtgtgtgtgtgtgtgcatatgtaaATCAAATATCCCAGTGGTAAGACTGCTTTGAATGGCGCATATTTATGTATCTGTGTGAATAAAATGAATATTTTGAACTTGACAATCTTTTGTTATTGTACATGAAAGTATACACACTGACATGATTTGTACAGCAGATATCCACAGCTTACAAACTGACAACAATTTCATGTTGTGTACACGTCTTTACTTTGTTTCAGTCACACTGTTGATTCTAGTCATGATTCAATCACAAAGCAAACATAATGAACAATGACTGCATGAATAGAGGGAACCCTTCAGTTATCTGAAGCTAACAAAAACAATGTAGTTATAAACCATGGATTAATGATTTATAGCATTAATCAAAATCAAATCCGATTAATTCTCCCTCCTATTCACCCTTACCACAAGTGCATCATCTTACAAGTACTCTTAGCTCCTCATTGTCTTTGTCGATGTACGTTTCAaccggttgcttccctttatataataaaatGAGCATCAGGGCCTCATCGCAAAAAACAAAATCTTCAAACGGGAGGGAATTCTAGGTCGGATTCGAGTCCCTTAGAAAgccagactttttttgtttaatctttcgtttcttctttttcttaacCCTTACCATACACAACATTTGACACCCAACCGCACCGACTCAATGATTCATCTTTAAATCTTTGAAGATCTGCAATATGCAACAAGATTTGCATGATTGCTGCACTAATAAGCAACTTCCCATGGATAATTTTCCAGAAATACAATATTCTATTTTAAGTAACATCAGCTCGTGGAAAAAGCCCAAAGGGTGCATGCATCCATGCGCGTCGACTGCAGCTCATGGTTGACATTTATTTACTTCGAGATAATGCATTTGTGCCTTGACTGATTTCAGTGATATAAACAACTATGTGTACAAATGCATCCTGATTTACAGCTACCAGTTTCCTCTGAAAAGGTTTGCATCTTCACACCTTTTCTTTTGTCTAAGAAACTTTTGAACCAGCATTCAAATGATTCCTTTAtctatatttatagatataacCTTGAAGAGCTGAAACACCCTAGCTTAATGAATAGGTACAtaatacatattataacaaaatgaaaatcacCAAAAAATATCACGCACACTACATATCCTCACATTCACAAAGGTAAATGCAATCAACACAATTTCACTTATGAAGGGAAAAGATTTCTTTAAAACAAGAGTTATACCAGTTGGTTCAACAGAGACTGAAAACCTGCTGGAGAGCCTGCAAGCCATTAAGCAAAACGTTCAACTGATCGCTCATATGTCTTTTCAAGCCCTGAAGTGAAGTGTCCCTGCCTTTTTTCCCTTTTCTTGAAAATGTCAAGcatacaatcaaacacacaaacatttacTGAGGAAGAGAGAGCAGAGTTTGCTGCCCTTGAGGAAGGTAGACAACGTTGCGTGATCTGGACAGCTGGTATGCAATATCTTCCGAAGCCTCAAGTTTGCGGAGTTCCACCAAACCCTCGCCTGAATCACCAAAGGCCTTTGCCAACAGTTCGGCAGCGAGAGAATCACCCTCTGCAGAAATGATGGAAGCCTTCTTTGTCTGCTCTGCCTGAAAACAAAGCAACATGGTTCATCAAAATTAATGCAATAATGCcatgtcaaatccaggtgcaaaccctggggcttttagtcatacctcaggcagctatccgttagaagaactaccaagtttcatgacttgcacccaaagagtcaagaactgcgattttttttacgaattaattttgtactcggacccggctggtcttgacctatttttggatctaaatttagatcaggtagatcaccacatcatgcacaaaaagacacgtcactagcaaactatgtcagacgtcatcatgagtttgtgtaaaacaaaatggaggccggaatcactcagttgaatcgaactccgaccaaacaccacgtaataactaggttaatttatgcactcgcgtgaacaagaaactgtcgagcttcacagatatcgtcgttgggtagttttactaccataggaggatttttgaactgtaaatgcactcagctgcaacaaaaacgcaaaacgaaggctgtgagctgaactgtgcctttaaaaacttGACAACCTTGTACTCCCCTTTTGAAATATCTGCACTGGCTTCCGGTCAATCAAAGAAATAAGTACAAAAGCTCGTGTCTCTGTTTTAAAATCATCACTGGTTCTGCACCTTCATATCTGTCTGAACTCGTAAACCAGTACGTCCCTTCCAGATCGCTGCGCTCTGCCGCTGACACTCGAATGTTCCGaattccaacaaaaaaaagaaaagtacatggaCAACGCGCATTTTCATTTGCTGCTGTTAAAACATGGAACTCCCTTCCTTATTCTGTCAGACATAGTCCATCCTATTCTTCTTTTAGATCAAATCTGAAAACGCACCTGTTCACACAGCATTTTCTAGACTAACCAGTAACTTTCAAACTGTCCGGTGACCCCTGCAGCAGCCAGTGATCTGGAAATCGTGTGCTgcgactttttcttttttccttgtgCAAACTACATGTCGGTTTATCTAGTTAGATAAATGGATATGTATAAGCACGAGCTTGGTTTTGTGATTATATTTGCGATTTTCGTGTGTacgccatgtatgcagatttgtgtaggtatattagtattcatgtgtgagtgtatgtgtatgtgtgtgtgcctgtctgtatgcctgtctgtatgcgtgtgtgtgtgtgtgtgtgtgggtgtgttagcTCAGGTTGCAACAGATCGGTAAATTGTCTTTGTATTGATCCacatttgtcttcttaaatttagtTTTTGGGAGGGAAATTTCTTGGCTCAAATTGCACCGACTGcaacattttccttgtttttatcaacattttctaGTGGAAGGGGGGGATTCCCCCTTACCCACCCTTGGGAGGTTCAAACGCTTCGCGtggtcgaattgtccctaaaagaaatttgggaccccccccccttaaaaattatgtgatccgcccctgcacataCCAGGGTTCCCTTCAAGTATGATCTGTAGAACCCCACGGCTCCAACTATAATATGCATGAGACTAAAAAAGTTCCTGACATGCAAGTGACCCGATGTGTACACATGTGTGACTGTGCCTTGTTGACCTGCATTCACATAAGGAGGGTTGCCATGTTGACCCGGAAAGTGGAAACATTTGAACCTGGACCTTCCACTTGGACTGCTAAAGCAGAACTACCAGGGCGAATGCAGCCGTCAACCTCTTAATGAATTCATGGTATCATTTGCTGCTTGCAGTGCAATAACGACAGCAGGAACTCAATGTATGACAACTTACCTTTTCAACGAGAAATCGAGCACGTTCAGCGTCCTGCTGTGCCACCTGCTTCATTTCAACAGCTTCAGTAAACTCTCGACCGAATGTCAAATGTGTCTGAAAGGGAAGAAAATCAAACATAAAGGAACAGAAGTAATTCCTCTCATTTAGCCGTTGTACTATTTTTCTCTCATTATGTTCAAGTTGAGGTCTTTGAAATGTTGCTTCGAGTGTTTCCATGGGAACATTTTAAAATGCAAACAAGGCTGCAGCAACTAGGCACTTTTCTTGCAAAAGGTTTGCAATAAATAGGTGCGACATGGAAACTTAAACAGGAGACAACGACAACGTTAAGATATATTAATTCAAGTTTAACAGAAGCAAACACAACTAGATGGATAAAAATTGCTCAAGGACTGTGAAGTTAATGCAAGGATAATTGACTATAATGTCCAATCTCAACAATTAATCGTACCAAAGAAATGTCATCAAGAATAACTCCAAACTGCAGGGCACGATCTGTGAGCTCTTCGCTGACTTTCTGTGAgaccatctctctctgtgtgatcAGCTCACTGGCGTCAAACTGAGCCTGAAAAATACAACCACACTTTAGTTCAAAAGACGATAAACAAAACGGACactgcaacccccccccccccccttttattttGCAGTTTCAAGCCCACAAACGTCCGCACCCATATTAATGTTATGAAAATAACACAATACTTGTGAACTTTATCACATCACAGCAGAattgaatcgaaaattttataagtaaattttgatttgattaatatacttacccgactcacatttagcattaacttcagattAATAGCttggacactgaactacgcttcacccctaaGGGGGAAGAAACCCCttaaaaaagaacggccttgactCAACCCAAGTTAACCAGAGTCAAGGTCATACCGCTCTCGCGACCTATCACGCGAGACCCAACCGCCGCCATGTTAGAAACGTCACTCCTACTGAAATGATCTGTTCTTTTTTATGGAAACCCTaagcggggtaggcgggagggtattaacgatgtgagtcgggtaagtatattaatcaaatcaaaatttacttataaaattttcgattaaattacatatcttaaccCGACTCACAtttagcagattgctaatgtaGGTGGCGGGTACTTACTCTATGATCTTGGAAGAACCTGTCCTGCGGCTACCACAGCCGGTAAGGAGTTGGTCCCATCTTGCCGCTTACTTGCAATGTCACGCAAGTAAAAATTTATGAAGACGTCTTCAGACGCCCAATACGCAGCGTCAAGTACTTCAGAAAGCCTTCCTGACTGTAGTACGGCCAAAGACGAGgcccaggctctcgcctcatgAGTACGTGCAGACGACATGGGGAGAACGGActgcccccccccttttcctttCTGCCACCATTCATATGCTTGTTTTATGAGTGTGGCGATCCACCTAGCCAAAGTCACCCGTGACAGGTCTCTGTTCCGAGCAGTATTGAGTGAGATAAACAGAAGTCTCTGTTCTTTAGCTCTTAACGGAGCAGTCCTAGACAAATAGCTGCTAAGTGTTCGCactggacaatttgtcatgtcagGGTCGCCTGGTGCTAGTATAGTGGACAAAGACGGAATCCTGATAACGGGAGCAGGATGGTGAGGCTTTTGATTTTTTGCTAAGAAATCAGGTCTAAAACGAAGGGAGATAGAGCCGTCACTCTCAAGAGAGATGTCTTTTGGAAGGCCTGAGAGCG
It encodes the following:
- the LOC138959797 gene encoding prohibitin 1-like; the protein is MSQRFFGSLGKLGVGLAVVGGVVQSALYNVDGGHRAVIFDRFRGVQEEVSGEGTHFLIPWVQKPIIFDCRARPRNVPVITGSKDLQNVNITLRILFRPQVPMLPKIFTNLGPDYDERVLPSITNEVLKAVVAQFDASELITQREMVSQKVSEELTDRALQFGVILDDISLTHLTFGREFTEAVEMKQVAQQDAERARFLVEKAEQTKKASIISAEGDSLAAELLAKAFGDSGEGLVELRKLEASEDIAYQLSRSRNVVYLPQGQQTLLSLPQ